A window of the Fusarium fujikuroi IMI 58289 draft genome, chromosome FFUJ_chr09 genome harbors these coding sequences:
- a CDS encoding related to fumonisin cluster-transcription factor, whose protein sequence is MTEPIVFVEDNPAGVDSGHKPRFRRRRGACESCKRRKVRCEVLHFLLCTSLMVLRLGNGSNPCNQCQVRFQLRQKSPKPEANWQKSSIDCQYKASSWKTNDGYTERGPSESPLPIARGSLTPPQTVTLPSPIGAVTYTGSVEESSASGIDGSDPHSLSMRLSNTGSTINTDSTDISQWQDWLINSDVPFGDSMQLTGTSDDFLTDWLDPQLVNPPNTAAITQTLSGENLSRPSGLLLGTADPLPSNSDSDLNGTRNELIASFFHKLRSQRPFILCDGNSETILNNNTMGHREFHDTKFISRCLDTCYADPEGIRVFLERKSVDSVADEVAKGASAVDRETSVLFHSVMAIGCHGLSLEQGHHTIGKQKYSVSMIFKEALYMRQNLRDKPTLRGLQALLTMAYFSGRVGDDSTSSLLADAAVCAQTLELHSASAIEKQYNSSSEQQVAKRALWFLNSLEKPRCLAEGLLPLIHDDLIDYDPPSSASHSPDEVDWFAINARFATICYSIIRERPRGKLGRSSPRRGQGQASQQSASSTISRIESLLDEWRGDLPFASESNATESNEFAALTCSERRHRIKCLNKYWSAVIATHSGQARVVVVDGGEGVGSSKERCVEAAQEILKNSHYITSTDILYDISLYYYITVATRVIMTAVIREAFAGDLAEDRVRKNTKIPRKETRYGSLTSYMGIAIGLFSRLSLDIDVPVDEVTELGKLGRQIMKCQ, encoded by the exons ATGACGGAACCTATAGTGTTCGTGGAGGATAATCCGGCAGGTGTTGATTCCGGACATAAACCACGGTTCAGACGGCGTCGTGGCGCGTGTGAGTCATGCAAGCGCCGGAAAGTCCGATGTGAGGTGCTCCATTTCTTGCTTTGTACCTCGCTAATGGTTTTACGACTAGGTAATGGCTCAAACCCTTGCAATCAGTGCCAAGTCAGATTTCAGCTGAGGCAGAAATCCCCCAAGCCTGAAGCTAATTG GCAGAAATCATCGATCGACTGCCAGTATAAAGCCTCAAGCTGGAAAACCAATGACGGGTACACAGAACGCGGGCCCTCTGAATCGCCCTTGCCTATTGCAAGGGGGAGTTTAACGCCTCCTCAAACTGTTACGCTACCAAGCCCAATTGGCGCCGTGACTTATACAGGATCAGTGGAAGAGTCATCCGCATCCGGGATTGATGGTTCGGATCCACACAGCCTTTCGATGAGGTTAAGCAATACTGGGAGCACCATCAATACTGATTCAACAGACATCTCGCAATGGCAAGATTGGCTCATCAATAGCGACGTACCTTTTGGGGACAGTATGCAACTGACAGGAACTTCTGACGATTTCTTAACCGACTGGCTAGACCCCCAGCTTGTCAACCCGCCCAATACTGCTGCCATTACGCAAACCCTTTCGGGAGAAAACTTATCTCGGCCGTCCGGCTTACTGCTTGGCACGGCGGATCCTCTACCATCGAACAGTGATTCCGACTTGAATGGCACAAGAAACGAGCTAATCGCCAGTTTTTTTCACAAGCTTCGCTCTCAGAGACCTTTCATTTTATGCGATGGAAACAGCGAGACaatactaaataataacACCATGGGGCACAGAGAATTTCATGATACAAAGTTTATTTCTCGATGTCTTGATA CATGCTATGCAGATCCTGAAGG TATTCGCGTATTTCTGGAGAGAAAGAGTGTTGACTCTGTTGCAGACGAGGTAGCCAAAGGTGCTTCGGCTGTTGATAGGGAAACGTCCGTTTTATTCCACTCGGTAATGGCTATTGGATGTCACGGTTTAAGTCTTGAGCAGGGCCACCACACAATTGGCAAACAAAAATACTCTGTCTCGATGATATTCAAAGAAGCTCTATACATGAGACAGAATTTGCGGGACAAGCCTACTCTTCGGGGCCTACAG GCTCTTTTGACTATG GCATACTTTTCAGGCCGAGTAGGCGATGATTCGACTTCGAGCTTGCTCGCAGATGCAGCCGTTTGCGCCCAGACATTGGAACTGCACAGTGCAAGTGCGATTGAAAAGCAATATAATAGCTCCTCGGAACAGCAGGTAGCCAAACGTGCCCTCTGGTTCTTGAACTCACTTGAGAAGCCCCGCTGCCTCGCTGAAGGCCTATTGCCG CTGATCCACGACGATTTAATCGACTATGACCCGCCGTCTTCCGCAAGCCACTCACCAGATGAGGTTGACTGGTTTGCCATCAACGCTCGGTTTGCCACCATCTGTTATTCCATCATAAGGGAGCGACCTCGCGGTAAACTTGGTCGCTCATCACCACGGCGCGGACAAGGCCAGGCGTCTCAGCAGAGCGCAAGCTCGACGATAAGCAGGATTGAGTCTCTGTTGGATGAATGGAGAGGTGACCTCCCGTTTGCCAGTGAATCTAACGCAACCGAATCCAACGAATTTGCGGCATTGACGTGTTCGGAGAGACGCCACAGGATTAAGTGTCTCAATAAATACTGGTCCGCCGTCATTGCAACGCATTCAGGACAGGCTCGTGTTGTGGTCGTAGATGGCGGTGAAGGTGTCGGATCGAGTAAAGAACGATGCGTGGAGGCCGCTCAGGAGATTCTAAAGAATAGCCACTACATTACCTCCACCGACATTTTATATGATAT CTCACTTTATTATTACATCACAGTCGCGACACGGGTGATCATGACTGCGGTGATCCGGGAGGCGTTTGCTGGTGATCTTGCAGAGGATAGAGTTCGGAAGAATACGAAAATACCGAGAAAAGAAACTAGGTATGGCTCGTTAACTTCTTATATGGGAATTGCAATTGGTCTCTTTAGTCGTCTTTCTTTAGATATAGACGTTCCTGTAGATGAGGTCACAGAATTAGGGAAATTGGGAAGACAGATAATGAAATGTCAgtaa